The DNA segment TAGTAGGAGGGATCGGTGAATATCTCTTGATACCCGGTCATCCCAGTATTGAAAGCTATTTCCCCAGTAGTCGTGCCCTTGGCACCGATGGCTCTGCCTTGAAAGCGGGTACCATCTTCCAGTAGTAGTGTTGCTCGCTTCATTTCGCGCAAATTTGGACAAAAAAAAGGGATGCTCTAGTTAAGAACATCCCGGGTCTTTTTAACAGTGCCAAGGCAAATTATCATTCTTCTTCATCCTTGGCGTTCTTCTCTTCGCTAGAATCTTCGGTCTCATCTTTGACCTCTTCGACTGCTTCTGATACCTCTTCAGTGGTCTCTTCTACAGCTTCTACAGTTTCAGACGCGATCTCTTTCACTTCTTCTGCGGCTTCGCTCGCTGCCTCAGCAGCATCAGTTGCAGCCTCTTCAGCCTTAGCGGCCACTGTACCAGCGGCAGCAGCTACGGTAGCTGCAGCTCCAGCTCCAGATTTCTTTCCACCTCTACGGCTTCGCTTCTTCTTGGCCTTCTTTTCTGTCGTGTAGACGTCATTGAAGTCCACCAGCTCGATCATACACATATCTGCATTGTCACCTAGGCGGTTCCCTGTGCGGATGATCCGTGTATAACCACCTGGACGTGAAGCGACTTTAGCAGAAACTTCTCGGAAGAGTTCGGTCACCGCTTCTTTTTGCTTCAGATAGCTGAAGACAACTCTTCTGCTATGTGTGGTATCGGTCTTCGACTTGGTGACCAATGGCTCGATGTATTTCTTGAGCGCTTTGGCTTTGGCCACAGTCGTATTGATGCGCTTATGCTCGATCAACGAGCAAGCCATATTGGCAAGCATCGCCTTTCTGTGGGCCGGCTTGCGCTTCAAGTGATTGAATTTCTTTCCGTGTCTCATCTCGATTCAGCGTGTAAGAGATCAGGCGTTCCAGCCTTTACTCCTTGTCCAATTTATACTTACTCACGTCCATTCCGAATTCCAGACTCTTGCTTTCTACAAGGTCTTCTAGTTCGGTCAGGGATTTCTTACCGAAGTTTCTGAACTTCAATAGGTCATTCTTATTGTAGGCTACCAAGTCACCCAATGTCTCGATGTCAGCAGCCTTCAAGCAATTCAATGCTCGTACCGAAAGGTTCATATCGACCAAGCGGGACTTAAGCAATTGACGCATGTGCAGTGAACTCTCATCGAATTCCTCCACTTCTTTCTTGATCTCGGTCTCCAAGGTGATCTTCTCATCGGAGAAGAGCATGAAATGATGAATCAGGATCTTAGCGGCTTCTTGGAGCGCATCCTTTGGAGAGATGGAACCATCGGTCATCAGATCGATGATCAACTTCTCATAGTCTGTCTTCTGCTCGACACGGAAGTTCTCGATGTTGTACTTCACATTCTTGATCGGAGTGAAGATGCTATCTGTGAAGATGGTCCCTATGGGTGCATTGGAGATCTTATTCTCTTCAGCAGGTACGTATCCTCTTCCTTTTCCGATGGTCAATTCCAGTTCGATCTTGACCTTCTTATCCATGTGGGCGATCACCAAGTCGGGATTCAACACCTGGAAAGCAGAAGTGAAGTTTCCGATATCGCCTGCAGTGAAGGTATCCTTACCGGAAACGGTCACTTTCAGTTTTTCGGAATTGGTATCCTCGATCTGTTGCTTGAAGCGTACTTGCTTGAGATTCAAGACGATCTCGGTGATATCCTCCACAACACCCTTGATGGTGGAGAACTCATGGTCTACACCCTCGATACGCACAGAAGTAATGGCAAATCCCTCAAGTGAGGAAAGGAGAATTCTTCTGAGTGCGTTACCAACAGTCACACCATAACCAGGCTCAAGAGGACGGAACTCGAAGGATCCGCTTCTCTCATCTGATTCTATCATGATGACTTTGTCCGGCTTTTGGAAGTCTAAGATGGGCATGTTCTATTGTGTGTTAGGATTATTTAGAATAAAGTTCCACGATGAGTTGCTCCTTGATATTCTCAGGAATCTGCTCGCGCTCTGGGCTGGCCAGGAATTCACCGGTCATCGCATCTTGGTTCCAATCCAACCAATCCCAAGAGGAAGCTGAATTAGCAGCCAGAGAAGCTGTAATGGATTCCAAGCTCTTGGAGCGTTCACGCACACCGATCACATCTCCAGGTCGTAGGCTGAAAGAAGGGATATTGACCACTTTCCCATTGACGGTGATGTGACGGTGACCCACCAATTGACGGGCTGCTCTTCGTGTCGGTGCAATACCGAGTCTGAATACTGTGTTATCCAATCGAGACTCACACATCTGGAGGAGGTTGGTACCTGTGATACCTTGTTTGGCAGAAGCCTTCTTGAACATATTGGAGAATTGCTTCTCCAAGATGCCATAGGTATACTTGGCCTTCTGCTTCTCCATGAGCTGTACGGCATATTCGGATTGCTTTCCTCTCCTTCTATTATTACCGTGCATACCCGGAGGGTAATTCTTACGCTCCAAGGCCTTATCAGGACCGAAAATCGGTTCTCTGAATTTGCGTGCGATCTTTGACTTGGGACCTCTGTATCGTGCCATGGTCTACTCTTTGATTTTCTTTAATCGATAATTCGTTTGGATCAGACCCTTCTTCTTTTCGGAGGTCTACATCCGTTGTGAGGCAATGGTGTGACATCGATGATCTCTGTCACTTCTATGCCCATATTGTGCAATGTCCGGATAGCTGATTCACGACCGGAACCAGGTCCTTTGACATAGACTTTGACCTTTCTCAGTCCATATTCCATTGCTTCTTTCCCGCAATTCTCAGCTGACATCTGCGCTGCGTATGGAGTGTTCTTCTTAGAACCCCTGAACCCCATCTTACCGGCCGATGACCATGAGATCACTTCCCCTGCATTGTTGGTGAGGGAAATGATGATATTGTTGAAAGTGGCTTGGATATGTGCCTGTCCATGGGCCTCTACCCTTACTTTCTTCTTCTTTTTTGCTGCTTTTGCCATGATGCTGATTATCTATGGTTATGCTAAGATTATTTGGTCGCCTTCTTCTTGTTGGCCACAGTCTTCCTCTTACCCTTACGAGTACGGGAATTGTTCTTGGTCTTCTGACCTCTCAGAGGCAGACCGGTACGATGACGTATCCCTCGATAAGAACCGATATCCATCAATCGCTTGATATTGGTCTGGATCTCTGACCTCAGAGAACCTTCTACCCGGTGTTCTTCGTTGATCACCTTCCGGATCGCAGCCAATTGATCATCGCTCCAATCCTGGACTTTGATGCCATAATCCACTCCGGCCTTATCCAAGATGGATCGAGCGGTGGTGTGTCCGATTCCGAAGATATAGGTCAATCCTATCTCTCCTCTTTTGTTCCTAGGTAGGTCTATTCCGACTATACGTGCCATTTCCTGATCTGCTTAATAAACTTCATGCAGAGCATCATCCTTGACGCTGCTTGAATTTGGGGTTCTTCTTATTGATCACGTAAAGTTTCCCTTTACGTCTGACGATCTTGCAATCAGCGGATCGCTTCTTCAAACTTGCTCTGACTTTCATATCAGTTCGCTTTACTTGTATCTATACGTTATGCGGCCCTTGGTCAAATCGTATGGAGACATCTCCACTTTGACCTTATCACCTGGGAGAATACGGATGTAGTACATTCTCATCTTACCTGAGATGTGGGCGGTAATAGTATGCCCATTCTCAAGCTCCACTCTGAACATTGCGTTCGAGAGGGCTTCTTTGATCGTGCCATCCTGTTCTATCGAGGCTTGTTTTGCCATCTATTGTATTCTCTCTTTTTCTTTATTCAACAATACTTCTTCTATATACTCGAATGTCGATAAGACTTCTGCTTTGCCTTTGCGCACGACTACATCGTGCTCAAAGTGGGCCGAGGGTCTTCCATCAGCGGATACGATGGTCCATCCATCATCCAACTGCTTGACCTCCTTGACTCCCAGATTGATCATAGGCTCTATGGCCAATGTCATTCCTTCTTTCAACTTCGCTCCACGACCTCTTTTCCCGTAATTGGGTACTTCAGGTTCTTCGTGAAGTTCTCTTCCTAGGCCGTGGCCTACCAATTCCCGTACCACACCGTATCCGTGGGCTTCAGCATGCTGCTGAATCGCCCATCCGATATCTCCCACTCGGTTGCCTGATACAGCTTGTTCTATACCTTTTTCCAGGCATTGCTGTGTGACATCCAATAAGGACTGGACTTCCTCGCTGACCTCACCTACCTTGAATGTATAGGCGCTATCACCATAGAAGTCGTTCATCAGTACACCACAATCGACCGAAACGATGTCCCCTTCTTCAAGTGGACGCTCGGTAGGAAGTCCATGCACGACCGCTTCATTGACCGAACACAAAAGGGTGCTCGGGCAACCATAGAGTCCTTTGAAACCAGGAATAGCTCCATGGTCCCTGATGAACTCCTCGGCCACTGCATCCAACTTCATAGTGTCGATGCCGGGCTCTATCAGTTTGGCCACTTCGGCCAAAGTCTTACCAACAAGTAAAGAACTCTGTCTTAATATCTCAATCTCTTCGTCCGTCTTCAGATGGATCATGATCAGCCGGCCATACCGAACGCAGAACTGCTACGCCCTTTTATTTTACCGCCTTTCATCAGACCATCATAGTGACGGGATAGAAGATGACTTTCAATCTGTTGCAACGTATCCAAGACCACTCCCACCATGATAAGCAGAGAAGTTCCTCCGAAGAACAGGGCAAATCCCTGAGTCACTCCGAACACAACTGCAAACGCTGGTAGAATGGCCACAAAGCCTAGGAATATCGCTCCTGGCAAGGTGATACGTGATAATAGGTTATCGAGGAACTCCGAGGTCTTTCTCCCGGGTTTGACCCCTGGTATGAATCCTCCGTTCCTTTTAAGATCATCGGCCATCTGCATCGGATTGACCGTGATGGCAGTATAGAAATAGGTGAACAACACCACCATCAAGAAGAAGATGATATTGTACCACAGACCATTGATATTGGTCAGGCTCTGAAGCACGGTACCTACTTCCATTTCCAGTGCTTGAGCGATATACAGTGGCACGAACATGATGGCCTGAGCAAAGATGATAGGCATCACCCCAGCAGCATTGACCTTCAATGGGATATACTGTCTTACTCCACCGTACTGTCTGTTTCCTACAACTCGCTTGGCGAACTGTACGGGAACTCTTCGGGTAGCCTGCACCAGTGCGATGGTCGCTGCAATGATGAGCAGTAGGAAGACGATCTCTACCAAGAGGATAACAAATCCTCCACCTTCTCCACCGACACCCACTTTGGATACGACTTCTTGGATGAAGCTCGCAGGTAGGCTGGCAATGATCCCGATCATGATGAGCAAGGAGATACCATTACCGATACCTCTGTCCGTGATTCGCTCACCCATCCACATGACGAATAGACATCCAGCAGAAAGGATGATCACCGAAGTGAACCACCACCACCAACTGGGGTCTGGTACTGCGTTAGGGACCGAGACCACTGATGAGGCCAAGTAACCCGGAGCTTGCAAAGAGGTGATACCGATAGTCAGGAATCGAGTGATCTGGTTTATCCTCTTCTGACCGCTTTCTCCTTCTCGCTGCATCTTCTGAATGCTAGGTACAGCAATACCTAGGAGCTGCATGATGATGGATGCAGAGATGTAAGGCATGATACCCAGAGCAAAAATGGATGCTCGGCTGAAGGCTCCTCCGGTGAAGAGTGCCAGCAGTCCGAAGAGACCTCCGCTATTGCCGGAATTACCCGCTTCTAGCGCCTCAAGGTCCACTCCTGGAATCACTACATAAGAACCGATTCTGAAGATCAGGATGAAACCCAGTGTCACCATGATACGGCTTCTGAGTTCTTCGATCTTCCAGATGTTCTTCAATGTTTCGATAAAATTCTTCATGCCTCGTGCTCCGTGTTTAGTTATGCAATGATCTCTGCCGTGCCCCCTTTCTCTTCAATGGCCGCTTTTGCGGTTGCAGAGAAGGCATGGGCCTTGATCTCGACCTTTGCATTCAGTTCTCCCCTTCCTAGAATCTTGATCAAATCGTTCTTGGACGCGATACCCACTTCGACCATTACAGCCGGGTCCAGTGCAGTGAGTTTCTTCTCGTCAGCGATCATCTGGATGGTGTCCAGATTGATGCCTTTGTAGGCCACCCTGTTCCTGTTGGTGAAACCGAACTTCGGAATTCGTCTTTGTAGTGGCATCTGCCCTCCTTCGAAGCCTCGCTTGGTCTTGTAACCCGAACGTGATTTTGCTCCTTTGTGACCGCGTGTAGAGGTGCCTCCGTAGCCGGATCCCTGTCCTCTACCCACTCGCTTTCGCTTCTTTGTGCTGCCTTTCGCAGGTCTGAGATTATTCAATTCCATCTTTCTTCGTTTTTAGCTCTCGCTCAAGCCTCTTCGACTTTGAGCAGGTGCTTCACTTTAGCTATCATTCCAAGGACCTGAGGTGTAGCCTCATGTGTCCTAGGATTATTGAGTTTGTTGAGTCCGAGTGCTTTCAATGTGGCCTTTTGATCCTTGGGCCTGTTGATAGAGCTGCGAACTTGGGTGATAGTGATCTTCGCCATGATATCCTAGATTATCCGTTGAATACCGTTTGTACATCTACTCCTCTGTCCTTAGCGACCATATAGGCGTCACGTAGCTGAGAGAGAGCATCGATGGTCGCCTTGACCACATTATGTGGATTGGATGAACCTTTTGATTTGGCCAGTACATCGTGTACTCCTACGCTCTCCAGAACAGCACGCATGGCACCACCAGCGATCACACCTGTACCGTTGGAAGCAGGCTTCAAGAAGACTCGTGCTCCTGAATACTTTCCATTTTGCTCGTGTGGGATGGTCCCATGTATGACCGGTACTTTGATCAGGTTCTTCTTGGCATCATCGATTGCTTTCGCTATCGCTCCTTGCACTTCGAGGGATTTTCCTAGACCGTGACCTACGATTCCGTTCTCATCACCTACGACCACAATGGCCGAGAAGCTGAACGTACGACCTCCTTTGGTCACTTTGGTCACACGGTTGATGGTAACGAGCTTATCAGTAAGCTCCAGGTCACCTGCTTTAATCCTATTCTTGATTCTAGTCATTATCCTTAGAATTTCAGTCCGGCCTCACGTGCACCTTCGGCCAGGGCCTTGACCCTACCATGGTACAGATATCCATTCCTGTCGAATACTACTTTTTCAATTCCTTTCTCCTTGGCAATCTCTCCGATTCCCTTTCCGACTTCGACCGCAACGTCCTTCTTGGATCCATCGGCTTTGGCCTTTTTAGAAGAGAATGCTCCTAGAGTCACCCCATTGGTGTCATCGATCAATTGAGCATAGATCTCCTTGTTACTTCTGTACACAGAGAGTCTGGGACACGCTGGGGTGCCTTGGATCACCTTTCTGATCCGCTTTTTGATCCTACTTCTTCGTGCTTCTTTCGTAAGTCTCATGACATTCGATTATTTAGCTGCGGTCTTACCGGCTTTTCTTCTGATATGTTCACCCACGTACTTGATTCCTTTACCCTTGTATGGCTCAGGCTTACGGAGTGATCTAATCTTGGCGGCAACCTGCCCGACCAACTGTTTGTCGGCAGATTCCAAAGTCACCACAGGATTCTTTCCTTTCTCGGTCTCGGCCGAAATCTTGATCTCACTGGGCATCTCGAACACCACTGGGTGGGAGAAACCCAGGTTCATGGTCAATGTCTGACCTGAGACCTGCGCTCTATATCCTACACCCACCAATTCTTGCTGGATCTTGAATCCATTGGTGACCCCTTCGATCATATTGTTGATCAACGAGCGATACAGACCATGATATGCCTTGACCTGCTTGGCCTCGGAGTTTCTCTTACAGACGATGGAATCATCTGAAATATCTACAGTGATGGATGGGTCCATCGCCTGGGTCAATTCGCCTTTAGGCCCTTTGACGGATACCACGTTGTCTTTCACTGTGACATCCACTCCAGAAGGGATAGAGACCGGTGCGTTTCCTATTCGTGACATTGTTTACCTTAATTCTCGTTATCAATAAACGTATGCGAGTACTTCTCCGCCTACATTCTCAGTTTTGGCCTCCTTATCCGTCATCACTCCTTTGGAGGTGGACATGATGGAGATTCCAAGTCCGTTGAGGACCCTTGGAAGTTTGTCTGCTCCAGCATACTTCCGCAGCCCAGGCTTACTGGCACGTTGAAGTGAAGTAATGGCCGGCTTACCTGAGACCGGATCGTATTTCAAAGCAATCTTGATGGAGTCTTGTGGTTGCTTCTCCTCGACCTTGTAGTTGAGGATATACCCTTTCTCCATAAGAATCCTCGTCATCTCCTTCTTCGTCTGGGAAGCAGGGATGTTGATGACCTTTTTCTTGGCCATGATTCCATTCCGGATCCTGGTGAGGTAATCTGCTATTGGATCAGTATTCATTTTCTTAATCTCTTGATAGTCGAACAATCATCTATTACCAGCTGGCCTTCTTGACTCCTGGTATCTTGCCCTCGAGGGCCATTTTACGGAAGAGTACCCTGGAGATACCGAACTGTCTCATGTATCCGCGTGGTCTTCCGGTCAATTTGCAACGGTTGTGCAGACGGACCCTTGAAGAATTCTTAGGAAGTTTCTGTAGACCTTCCCAATCACCTTCTGCCTTCAGCTTCGCCCGCTTCTCAGCGTAACGTGCAACCATTCTTTCTCTTTTGCGCTCCCGCGCTTTCATGGATTCCTTAGCCATCTCAGTTCTTTTTTACAAATGGGAAGTTGAACTTATCCAACAAGGCCTTAGCCTCTTCATCACTATCAGCACTAGTCACGATAGTGATATCCATACCGTTGATTTCGCGTACTTGCTCGATGTCTATCTCTGGGAAGACGATCTGCTCGCGGATTCCCAAGGTGAAATTCCCTCTTCCATCGAAGCCTGAAGCTTTGACCCCTCTGAAGTCACGAGTACGAGGAAGTGCTACCGACATCAATCTATCGAAGAAGTCGTACATCATGTCTCCACGCAGAGTGACTTTGGCACCGATCGGCATACCCTTTCTTAATTTGAAGTTGGATATGTCCTTCTTGGAGTAGCAAGGCACTGCACGCTGTCCAGTGATAGCGGATAGCTCATCTACTGCAACTTCGATCAGTTTCTTGTCGGCCACTCCTTTTCCGAGTCCTTGGTTGACACAGATTTTTTTCAATCGAGGTGCTTTCATGGGTGAGCGGTACCCGAACTCCTGCACGAGTGCTGGAGCGACCTCTTTCTTATATACTTCTTTGAGTCTTGGTGTATACATCACTTAAGCTCTTGTCCTGATTTCTTAAAATACCTGACCGAGTTCCCTTTGTCGTCTTTTTTTCTTCCGACTCGAGAAGGTTCTCCGGTCTTACTATCGATCAGCATCAGATTGGAGATATGGATCCCAGCTTCTTCTTTGACTATCCCTCCTTCTGGGTGTGCCGCACTGGGTCTGGTATGCTTGGACACCAGATTCATACCCTCAACGATGGCTCGCATCTTCTTAGGGTCGACTTCCAAGACCTGACCTTCTTCACCGCGGTGAATACCGGCTAGGATCCTGACCTTGTCTCCTTTCTTTATGTGCAATTTCTTCATGACTTCGATTTCTTTCTATCAGATCACTTCAGGAGCGAGCGATACTATTTTCATAAAGTCCTTCTCACGTAGTTCACGTGCTACGGGTCCGAAGATCCGTGTTCCTCTCAACTCACCGGCCGCATTCAGGAGGACCGCTGCATTCTCATCGAATCGGATATAGGATCCGTCAGCTCTGCGTATCTCCTTCTTGGTGCGAACGACCACTGCTGTGGAGACCGCTCCTTTCTTCACATTGCCAGAAGGCATGGCCTCCTTTACCGATACCACTATCTTGTCACCTACAGAAGCATATCTTCTTTTGGTTCCTCCGAGTACCCTGATGCAGAGGACCTCTTTGGCTCCGCTATTGTCGGCTACTTTCAATCGTGACTCTTGTTGTATCATCTCTTAAATTCTTACGCTGACCGCTTGATTATTACTTGGCCTTCTCTAGTACTTCGACCAATCTCCAGCGCTTGCTTTTGCTCAATGGTCTGGTCTCCATGATCTTTACGGTATCACCGATACCGCATTCCTCTTTTTCATCGTGAGCCATGAACTTGGAGGTATTCTTGACGAATTTCCCATAGAGTGGGTGCTTCATCTTACGCTGCACAGCGACCACGATGGTCTTGTTCATCTTGTCGCTGGTCACGACTCCGATCCGTTCTTTTCTAAGATTCCTAGTCATCTTACTTGGTATTAGCCTCAGCTATTTCTCTTTTTCTCAGCTCGGTAAGCATGCGAGCGATGTTCTTCCTAGTTGCTCCCATGGCTTTGGGATTCTCCAGAGGAGAGATCGTATGATTGATCCTCATCTTGGTGAGTGAATCGCGTTCTACCGAGAGTTTTTCCTTGATCTCGTCAGTTGAGAGGTCCTTTATTTCAGAATATTTCATTTCTCCAGGTACTTGCTTATTCTACATAATCCCTTCGGACAACGAACTTGGTCCTTACCGGTAGTTTCTGAGCGGCCAATCGCATGGCTTCTCTGGCCACTTCGATAGGCACACCATCCGCTTCGAACATGATCCGTCCCGGTTTCACTACTGCCACCCAGTGGCTAGGTGCACCTTTACCTTTACCCATACGTACTTCAGCTGGTTTTGCTGTGATGGGTTTGTCTGGGAAGATGCGTATCCAGACCTTTCCTTCCCTTTTCATATATCGGGTCACCGCAATACGGGCAGCCTCGATCTGACGGGAAGTGATGAATCCTTCATCCATTGTTTTAAGGCCGAAGGTCCCGAAAGCAACCTGGCTACCCCGGTTGGCGTTCCCTTTGATGCGGCCCTTCTGCATCTTCCTATGTTTCGTTCTTTTCGGTTGTAACATGATACCTTCTTTCTAGTGTTACACTGAGCTCTTATCTGTTGTCTCTTCTACGTGAGCCTCCGCGAGAACCTCCACGGTTTCCTCCACGACCACCTTTACCGCCTTTCTTCTCCAGTCCGAATGTGGGCGACAGATCACGCTTTCCATAGACTTCACCTTTCATGATCCATACCTTGACTCCGATACGACCGTAAGTCGTATGGGCTTCTACCAAAGCATAATCGATATCGGCTCTGAAGGTGTGAAGTGGAATACGGCCATCCTTGTAAAGCTCTGTACGAGCGATCTCAGCTCCGTTCAATCTTCCTGAGACCATCACCTTGATTCCTTCAGCGCCCATACGCATGGTGCTGGCAATGCTCATCTTGATGGCTCTACGGTAAGAGATACGGCCTTCGATCTGACGAGCGATGCTCTCTGCTACCAATCGGGCATCCAACTCGGGACGTTTGATCTCGTAGATGTTGATCTGTACATCCTTCTTGGTCAGTTTCTTGAGCTCTTCTTTCAGCTTGTCTACCTCTTGCCCGCCTTTCCCGATGATCACACCTGGACGTGCGGTCTTGATGGTCACGGTGACCACTTTCAAGGTACGCTCGATGATGATCTTGGATATACTTGCTTTGCGAAGACGCGCTCTCAGGTAGGTCCTGATCTTATGGTCTTCTACGAGTTTATCTGTATAGTCCTTACCACCATACCAGCTGGAGTCCCAACCTTTGATGTAACCCAGTCTATTTCCTATTGGATGACA comes from the Flavobacteriales bacterium genome and includes:
- the rplQ gene encoding 50S ribosomal protein L17, whose protein sequence is MRHGKKFNHLKRKPAHRKAMLANMACSLIEHKRINTTVAKAKALKKYIEPLVTKSKTDTTHSRRVVFSYLKQKEAVTELFREVSAKVASRPGGYTRIIRTGNRLGDNADMCMIELVDFNDVYTTEKKAKKKRSRRGGKKSGAGAAATVAAAAGTVAAKAEEAATDAAEAASEAAEEVKEIASETVEAVEETTEEVSEAVEEVKDETEDSSEEKNAKDEEE
- a CDS encoding DNA-directed RNA polymerase subunit alpha, producing the protein MPILDFQKPDKVIMIESDERSGSFEFRPLEPGYGVTVGNALRRILLSSLEGFAITSVRIEGVDHEFSTIKGVVEDITEIVLNLKQVRFKQQIEDTNSEKLKVTVSGKDTFTAGDIGNFTSAFQVLNPDLVIAHMDKKVKIELELTIGKGRGYVPAEENKISNAPIGTIFTDSIFTPIKNVKYNIENFRVEQKTDYEKLIIDLMTDGSISPKDALQEAAKILIHHFMLFSDEKITLETEIKKEVEEFDESSLHMRQLLKSRLVDMNLSVRALNCLKAADIETLGDLVAYNKNDLLKFRNFGKKSLTELEDLVESKSLEFGMDVSKYKLDKE
- the rpsD gene encoding 30S ribosomal protein S4; the protein is MARYRGPKSKIARKFREPIFGPDKALERKNYPPGMHGNNRRRGKQSEYAVQLMEKQKAKYTYGILEKQFSNMFKKASAKQGITGTNLLQMCESRLDNTVFRLGIAPTRRAARQLVGHRHITVNGKVVNIPSFSLRPGDVIGVRERSKSLESITASLAANSASSWDWLDWNQDAMTGEFLASPEREQIPENIKEQLIVELYSK
- the rpsK gene encoding 30S ribosomal protein S11 — protein: MAKAAKKKKKVRVEAHGQAHIQATFNNIIISLTNNAGEVISWSSAGKMGFRGSKKNTPYAAQMSAENCGKEAMEYGLRKVKVYVKGPGSGRESAIRTLHNMGIEVTEIIDVTPLPHNGCRPPKRRRV
- the rpsM gene encoding 30S ribosomal protein S13 — its product is MARIVGIDLPRNKRGEIGLTYIFGIGHTTARSILDKAGVDYGIKVQDWSDDQLAAIRKVINEEHRVEGSLRSEIQTNIKRLMDIGSYRGIRHRTGLPLRGQKTKNNSRTRKGKRKTVANKKKATK
- the rpmJ gene encoding 50S ribosomal protein L36, translating into MKVRASLKKRSADCKIVRRKGKLYVINKKNPKFKQRQG
- the infA gene encoding translation initiation factor IF-1: MAKQASIEQDGTIKEALSNAMFRVELENGHTITAHISGKMRMYYIRILPGDKVKVEMSPYDLTKGRITYRYK
- the map gene encoding type I methionyl aminopeptidase, with the protein product MIHLKTDEEIEILRQSSLLVGKTLAEVAKLIEPGIDTMKLDAVAEEFIRDHGAIPGFKGLYGCPSTLLCSVNEAVVHGLPTERPLEEGDIVSVDCGVLMNDFYGDSAYTFKVGEVSEEVQSLLDVTQQCLEKGIEQAVSGNRVGDIGWAIQQHAEAHGYGVVRELVGHGLGRELHEEPEVPNYGKRGRGAKLKEGMTLAIEPMINLGVKEVKQLDDGWTIVSADGRPSAHFEHDVVVRKGKAEVLSTFEYIEEVLLNKEKERIQ
- the secY gene encoding preprotein translocase subunit SecY; translated protein: MKNFIETLKNIWKIEELRSRIMVTLGFILIFRIGSYVVIPGVDLEALEAGNSGNSGGLFGLLALFTGGAFSRASIFALGIMPYISASIIMQLLGIAVPSIQKMQREGESGQKRINQITRFLTIGITSLQAPGYLASSVVSVPNAVPDPSWWWWFTSVIILSAGCLFVMWMGERITDRGIGNGISLLIMIGIIASLPASFIQEVVSKVGVGGEGGGFVILLVEIVFLLLIIAATIALVQATRRVPVQFAKRVVGNRQYGGVRQYIPLKVNAAGVMPIIFAQAIMFVPLYIAQALEMEVGTVLQSLTNINGLWYNIIFFLMVVLFTYFYTAITVNPMQMADDLKRNGGFIPGVKPGRKTSEFLDNLLSRITLPGAIFLGFVAILPAFAVVFGVTQGFALFFGGTSLLIMVGVVLDTLQQIESHLLSRHYDGLMKGGKIKGRSSSAFGMAG
- the rplO gene encoding 50S ribosomal protein L15, giving the protein MELNNLRPAKGSTKKRKRVGRGQGSGYGGTSTRGHKGAKSRSGYKTKRGFEGGQMPLQRRIPKFGFTNRNRVAYKGINLDTIQMIADEKKLTALDPAVMVEVGIASKNDLIKILGRGELNAKVEIKAHAFSATAKAAIEEKGGTAEIIA
- the rpmD gene encoding 50S ribosomal protein L30, whose amino-acid sequence is MAKITITQVRSSINRPKDQKATLKALGLNKLNNPRTHEATPQVLGMIAKVKHLLKVEEA
- the rpsE gene encoding 30S ribosomal protein S5, coding for MTRIKNRIKAGDLELTDKLVTINRVTKVTKGGRTFSFSAIVVVGDENGIVGHGLGKSLEVQGAIAKAIDDAKKNLIKVPVIHGTIPHEQNGKYSGARVFLKPASNGTGVIAGGAMRAVLESVGVHDVLAKSKGSSNPHNVVKATIDALSQLRDAYMVAKDRGVDVQTVFNG
- a CDS encoding 50S ribosomal protein L18, encoding MRLTKEARRSRIKKRIRKVIQGTPACPRLSVYRSNKEIYAQLIDDTNGVTLGAFSSKKAKADGSKKDVAVEVGKGIGEIAKEKGIEKVVFDRNGYLYHGRVKALAEGAREAGLKF
- the rplF gene encoding 50S ribosomal protein L6, with translation MSRIGNAPVSIPSGVDVTVKDNVVSVKGPKGELTQAMDPSITVDISDDSIVCKRNSEAKQVKAYHGLYRSLINNMIEGVTNGFKIQQELVGVGYRAQVSGQTLTMNLGFSHPVVFEMPSEIKISAETEKGKNPVVTLESADKQLVGQVAAKIRSLRKPEPYKGKGIKYVGEHIRRKAGKTAAK
- the rpsH gene encoding 30S ribosomal protein S8; amino-acid sequence: MNTDPIADYLTRIRNGIMAKKKVINIPASQTKKEMTRILMEKGYILNYKVEEKQPQDSIKIALKYDPVSGKPAITSLQRASKPGLRKYAGADKLPRVLNGLGISIMSTSKGVMTDKEAKTENVGGEVLAYVY
- the rpsN gene encoding 30S ribosomal protein S14, producing the protein MAKESMKARERKRERMVARYAEKRAKLKAEGDWEGLQKLPKNSSRVRLHNRCKLTGRPRGYMRQFGISRVLFRKMALEGKIPGVKKASW
- the rplE gene encoding 50S ribosomal protein L5, which translates into the protein MMYTPRLKEVYKKEVAPALVQEFGYRSPMKAPRLKKICVNQGLGKGVADKKLIEVAVDELSAITGQRAVPCYSKKDISNFKLRKGMPIGAKVTLRGDMMYDFFDRLMSVALPRTRDFRGVKASGFDGRGNFTLGIREQIVFPEIDIEQVREINGMDITIVTSADSDEEAKALLDKFNFPFVKKN
- the rplX gene encoding 50S ribosomal protein L24; its protein translation is MKKLHIKKGDKVRILAGIHRGEEGQVLEVDPKKMRAIVEGMNLVSKHTRPSAAHPEGGIVKEEAGIHISNLMLIDSKTGEPSRVGRKKDDKGNSVRYFKKSGQELK